A genomic stretch from Desulfotignum balticum DSM 7044 includes:
- a CDS encoding lipid A deacylase LpxR family protein, translating into MNRQTCRKDRHPLINSLEIHPSVDRHLPFFIALLSNSFELLVGLVPGIAPAGALLIASMVLCPNLSLAQKYPKDHNTFTFYLENDVVTGTDREYTNGVKLTWISKDLSDYHEIDTPPWSRSIINALPFVNKPGTVRNVSLSIGQNMYAPEDLERTDLISDDRPYAGITYLAAGFHSKDSNRMDTFEINLGIVGPHSYAEQVQTTWHKWIDTTDPKGWDHQLKDEPILNLHYERKWKLLKSDPGKGFGFDVIPHLGVALGNALTGINTGAQARFGWHLPNDYGTYLIRPGADTNAPMNEDDPRFYPISRRLGCHLFAGFNTSAVLRNIFLDGNTFRDSHSVDKKPFVVQGIAGVAVIVHRFKITYAYVYQTKEYETQNEDHEYASMTVSYSF; encoded by the coding sequence ATGAATAGACAAACATGCAGAAAAGATCGGCATCCGTTGATAAACAGCCTTGAGATTCATCCGTCTGTTGACAGACATCTGCCTTTTTTCATCGCTCTTCTAAGTAACTCATTTGAGTTGCTGGTCGGTTTGGTGCCGGGCATTGCCCCGGCGGGTGCGCTTTTGATTGCCTCAATGGTGCTTTGTCCCAATCTGTCATTGGCCCAAAAATATCCCAAAGATCACAACACGTTCACATTTTATCTTGAAAACGATGTGGTCACCGGCACGGACAGGGAATATACCAACGGGGTCAAATTGACCTGGATCTCCAAAGATCTGTCCGATTACCATGAAATTGATACCCCGCCTTGGAGTCGCAGCATCATCAATGCCCTGCCGTTTGTGAACAAACCCGGAACCGTCCGGAATGTGTCCCTGTCCATCGGTCAGAACATGTATGCGCCCGAAGATCTGGAACGAACCGATCTGATTTCAGATGACCGGCCCTATGCCGGCATCACCTATCTGGCGGCCGGTTTTCACAGCAAAGACAGCAACCGTATGGATACATTTGAAATCAATCTCGGGATTGTGGGTCCCCACTCCTATGCGGAACAGGTTCAGACAACCTGGCACAAATGGATCGATACCACCGACCCCAAGGGCTGGGATCATCAGCTGAAAGACGAGCCGATTCTCAACCTGCACTATGAACGGAAATGGAAGCTGTTGAAATCAGACCCGGGAAAAGGATTTGGATTCGACGTCATTCCGCACCTGGGCGTAGCCCTGGGCAATGCGCTCACCGGAATCAACACCGGGGCACAGGCCCGGTTCGGCTGGCATCTACCCAATGATTACGGTACATATCTGATCCGCCCGGGAGCAGACACCAATGCCCCCATGAATGAGGATGACCCCCGGTTTTATCCCATATCCCGGCGCCTGGGGTGCCATTTGTTCGCCGGGTTCAATACCAGTGCCGTGCTCCGGAATATCTTTCTGGACGGCAATACGTTCCGGGACAGTCACAGTGTGGATAAAAAACCGTTTGTCGTGCAGGGAATCGCCGGTGTGGCCGTCATTGTTCACCGCTTTAAAATCACCTATGCCTATGTATACCAGACCAAAGAATATGAAACCCAGAACGAGGATCACGAATATGCGTCCATGACGGTTTCCTATTCATTCTGA